The Xenorhabdus doucetiae genome has a window encoding:
- the nadS gene encoding NadS family protein produces MTFFDELKASLEEAVDIKNGAKSPDRVTRYEVADVKAIRAQLNISQAEMASALGTSLDTIKSWEQKRRNPTGLAAKVLAIIQDDPDFFKALAAH; encoded by the coding sequence ATGACTTTTTTTGACGAATTGAAAGCTTCTCTCGAAGAAGCTGTAGACATAAAAAATGGTGCTAAATCACCAGATCGTGTCACTCGCTACGAAGTTGCTGACGTAAAAGCTATTCGTGCACAGCTTAACATTTCACAGGCAGAGATGGCGTCCGCACTGGGCACGAGTCTTGATACAATTAAAAGTTGGGAGCAAAAGCGTCGAAACCCGACCGGGCTGGCGGCAAAGGTGTTGGCGATCATCCAAGACGACCCGGATTTTTTTAAGGCGCTGGCGGCACATTAG
- a CDS encoding type II toxin-antitoxin system RelE/ParE family toxin yields MSYAIEFIETPLFTRQIKQIATDDELKELQRELIESPDKGDLIRGTGGLRKIRMAIGSQGKSGSARVIYFLATEDIIYLVMAYPKNTKDNLTDAEKIALRKLTKLLKGEV; encoded by the coding sequence GTGAGTTATGCGATAGAGTTTATTGAAACCCCACTGTTCACCCGGCAGATAAAACAGATCGCCACGGATGATGAGCTTAAAGAGCTGCAACGGGAGCTTATTGAATCACCGGATAAAGGCGATCTGATACGTGGTACAGGTGGGCTGCGCAAAATCAGGATGGCGATAGGCTCACAGGGGAAAAGCGGTAGTGCCAGAGTGATCTATTTTCTCGCGACCGAAGATATTATCTATTTGGTGATGGCTTATCCGAAAAATACGAAAGATAACTTAACGGATGCCGAGAAAATAGCACTGAGAAAACTGACTAAGTTACTGAAAGGTGAAGTGTAA